The following are encoded in a window of Pontibacillus halophilus JSM 076056 = DSM 19796 genomic DNA:
- a CDS encoding antitoxin YezG family protein: protein MEKRLNELYRKIAETVNEMIPEQWEKFYFYAQISEDGGGTYFFYQPTSDPNCYQYSLEIPFKYQVDEKGFKLNKRMLFSIAEEMREIFKSENQELWYSFTLILERTGKLKVHFDYTNWFDTEYSYSDQMIIWKNKYLGEIPTDENYKALIDKYHNEFPNNPI from the coding sequence TTGGAGAAAAGATTGAATGAATTATATAGAAAAATTGCTGAAACAGTTAATGAAATGATTCCAGAACAGTGGGAGAAGTTTTACTTTTACGCTCAAATTTCGGAAGATGGTGGAGGAACGTATTTTTTCTACCAACCTACATCCGATCCAAATTGTTATCAATATAGTCTTGAAATTCCTTTTAAATATCAGGTTGATGAAAAAGGATTTAAATTAAATAAAAGAATGCTATTTTCTATTGCAGAAGAAATGAGAGAAATATTTAAAAGTGAAAACCAAGAACTTTGGTACTCTTTTACATTAATCTTAGAGAGAACAGGGAAGTTAAAAGTTCATTTCGATTATACAAATTGGTTTGATACAGAATATAGTTATAGTGACCAAATGATTATTTGGAAAAATAAATATTTAGGTGAGATTCCAACTGATGAAAATTATAAAGCATTAATTGATAAGTATCATAATGAGTTTCCAAATAATCCGATTTAA
- a CDS encoding SMI1/KNR4 family protein: MEIKQDTVVRPLPSEELIKNHENSWRLSLPESFLEFIKENNGVEVEGATFDCNNRSYVLERFLCILEAIKNHPKGIYDIDVVFSQIGERLTDNEDLLGAEVLPIASVFAGDFVCLDFRIDKNNPSVCIWSHEESGEFEPVTYNVADNFTQFLKTL, encoded by the coding sequence ATGGAAATAAAACAGGACACTGTAGTAAGGCCATTGCCTTCAGAGGAATTAATCAAAAATCACGAAAATTCTTGGAGACTTTCTTTGCCAGAGTCTTTCTTAGAATTTATAAAAGAAAATAACGGTGTAGAGGTTGAGGGAGCAACATTTGATTGTAACAACCGTAGTTATGTGTTAGAAAGGTTTTTATGTATATTAGAAGCTATCAAGAATCATCCAAAAGGAATTTACGATATAGATGTTGTATTTTCACAAATAGGTGAAAGATTAACTGATAACGAAGACTTATTAGGGGCAGAGGTATTGCCGATAGCTAGTGTATTTGCGGGTGACTTTGTCTGCTTAGATTTTAGAATAGATAAGAATAATCCATCTGTTTGTATATGGTCTCATGAAGAATCCGGTGAGTTTGAGCCGGTTACATATAATGTGGCAGATAACTTTACTCAATTTCTTAAGACACTTTAA